Proteins co-encoded in one Armatimonadota bacterium genomic window:
- a CDS encoding DUF4010 domain-containing protein, whose translation MTGGHDVFQPAIGTDVVLLRLVVAAALGGLIGIERERAEGTGSPQFAGVRTFPLFSVLGAVVALASGQIGSAVIAGFAAVAALVVVSYLRSSRRDIGTTTETAALATYWVGVLAGAGALLLAAVLGIGMTVLLASKERLEAFPRGLSRDEVQAALVLAVIAAVVLPLLPDARYGPWGVWNPRHLWGMVVLVCGLSFVAFVGMRIWGEARGLYASGLLGGLVSSTAVTVSLATRSREEPVRAVPLAAAAGLASLVMLVRVGVLAAVAGPAVLPLLLPFLGAALAAGGAVVGALARRPAPARAGAPGLGSPFRLSHAMRFAALYALVLLAVEAAARYTGAWGVAAAALLAGLTDVDAITLALASAAGGDLRSDLAARAIALAVLSNTVAKAAYAAWLGSPAFRRAILAVQGAAVLAGMAALATVHLRT comes from the coding sequence GTGACCGGCGGGCACGACGTCTTTCAACCGGCCATCGGGACCGACGTCGTCCTCCTGCGGCTGGTGGTCGCGGCCGCGCTGGGCGGCCTCATCGGCATCGAGCGTGAGCGCGCCGAGGGCACCGGCTCGCCGCAGTTCGCCGGGGTGCGGACGTTCCCGCTGTTCAGTGTGCTCGGCGCGGTCGTGGCCCTGGCGTCGGGCCAGATCGGGTCCGCCGTCATTGCGGGGTTCGCGGCGGTGGCCGCGCTGGTCGTCGTCTCGTACCTGCGCAGCAGTCGCCGCGACATCGGCACGACCACCGAGACCGCCGCGCTCGCCACCTACTGGGTGGGTGTGCTGGCGGGCGCCGGCGCGCTGCTGCTGGCGGCCGTGCTGGGCATCGGCATGACGGTGCTGCTGGCGTCCAAGGAGCGCCTGGAGGCGTTTCCCCGCGGGCTTAGCCGTGACGAGGTGCAGGCGGCGCTGGTGCTGGCCGTGATCGCGGCCGTGGTGCTGCCGCTGCTGCCCGACGCGCGGTACGGTCCGTGGGGCGTCTGGAACCCCCGTCACCTGTGGGGCATGGTGGTGCTCGTCTGCGGGCTGTCGTTCGTCGCGTTCGTCGGCATGCGGATCTGGGGCGAGGCGCGTGGCCTGTACGCCAGCGGGCTGCTGGGCGGCCTGGTCTCCAGCACGGCGGTCACGGTGTCGTTGGCGACGCGCTCCCGTGAGGAGCCGGTACGCGCCGTGCCGCTGGCGGCCGCCGCGGGCCTGGCGTCGCTGGTGATGCTGGTGCGCGTCGGCGTGCTCGCGGCGGTCGCCGGGCCGGCAGTGTTGCCGCTGCTGCTCCCGTTCCTCGGCGCGGCGCTGGCCGCCGGCGGGGCGGTCGTGGGGGCGCTGGCGCGGCGGCCAGCGCCGGCCCGCGCCGGCGCGCCGGGCCTGGGGAGCCCGTTCCGGTTGTCCCACGCGATGCGCTTCGCCGCCCTCTACGCGCTGGTGCTGCTCGCGGTCGAGGCAGCGGCGCGGTACACGGGGGCGTGGGGCGTGGCTGCTGCAGCCCTGCTCGCCGGTCTCACTGACGTGGACGCCATCACGCTGGCGCTGGCGAGCGCCGCCGGGGGTGACCTGCGTTCGGACTTGGCTGCGCGCGCCATCGCCCTCGCGGTGCTGTCGAACACGGTCGCCAAGGCGGCCTACGCCGCCTGGCTCGGCAGTCCCGCGTTCCGGCGCGCGATCCTCGCCGTGCAGGGTGCAGCGGTGCTGGCCGGGATGGCCGCGCTGGCCACGGTGCACCTGAGGACCTGA
- the ppdK gene encoding pyruvate, phosphate dikinase, producing MTIVEAPRTQFRWTLLFEEGDASMRDLLGGKGAGLAEMSRIGLPVPPGFTITTRACVEYMRAGRRFPEGLMDEVAERLRAVEAKTGKRFGDPANPLLLSVRSGAKFSMPGMMDTVLNLGLNDRTLEGLIRLTNNPRFGWDAYRRLVQMFGKIVLDIPGEQFEHLIQQAKRRKGVTEDTALEVEDLQELVAAFRALIRKARGVDFPQDPHEQLRMAIQAVFDSWWGKRAVDYRNFHGIPHDLGTAANVQAMVFGNMGPDSATGVAFTRNPATGEKELYGEYLLNAQGEDVVAGIRTPKPISALAQDLPEAYAQFVQVCELLERHYRDVQDVEFTIERGRLWMLQTRTGKRTAQAAVKIAVDMAHEGLITREEAVLRVEPGQIDQLLHPRFDPKAKDAAAQDGRFLARGLNASPGAAVGLAAFDADTAEAWGRAGKPVILVRPETNPDDVHGMLHARGILTSRGGATSHAAVVARGLGVPCVAGCEAIYVDPERRQLSVNGQVVKEGEYLSIDGTTGEVFAGQLPVTEPSLEEQRELLELLGWADGFRRLGVWANADYPRDARRARQFGAEGIGLTRTEHMFFETDRLPIVRQMILNAAEAQAAYDRVRAAEQALAQQPDDRKAKAALAEAKRAVRTSPAVRAYEDALRKLERLQRRDFEGLFEAMDGLPVIIRLIDPPLHEFLPPHDELLEEVAGLRARVDVLQVLRRRGRPRKGQLSLAALRALLAEKEAVLRQVRALREANPMLGLRGIRLGLTYPAITAMQVRAIIDAACRVTKRGIKAMPEIMIPLVSHLNELRETHRELEAAARAVMARHKVTVPYKFGTMIEIPRACLVAGEIAQLAEFFSFGTNDLTQTIFGISRDDAEGKFLLRYVERGILPENPFQTLDRAGVGEAMRIAVERGRAVRPDLEVGICGEHGGDPASIEFCHQLGLNYVSCSPFRVPVARLAAAQAALRERVEVRKDV from the coding sequence ATGACGATCGTAGAGGCACCACGCACGCAGTTCCGGTGGACGCTGCTCTTCGAAGAGGGCGATGCGTCGATGCGTGACCTGCTGGGCGGCAAGGGCGCGGGGCTGGCCGAGATGAGCCGCATCGGGTTGCCCGTCCCGCCGGGGTTCACCATCACCACCCGGGCGTGCGTCGAGTACATGCGGGCCGGCCGTCGGTTCCCCGAGGGCCTGATGGACGAGGTGGCCGAACGGCTGCGGGCGGTGGAGGCCAAGACCGGCAAGCGCTTCGGCGATCCGGCCAACCCCCTGCTGCTGTCGGTGCGCTCGGGCGCCAAGTTCAGCATGCCCGGCATGATGGACACCGTGTTGAACCTGGGGCTCAACGACCGCACCCTGGAGGGGCTGATCCGCCTCACCAACAACCCGCGCTTCGGCTGGGACGCGTACCGCCGGCTCGTGCAGATGTTCGGGAAGATCGTGCTGGACATCCCGGGGGAGCAGTTCGAGCACCTCATCCAGCAGGCGAAGCGGCGCAAGGGCGTCACCGAAGACACCGCGCTGGAGGTCGAAGACCTCCAGGAGCTGGTGGCGGCCTTCCGGGCGCTCATCAGGAAGGCGCGGGGCGTCGACTTCCCCCAGGACCCCCACGAGCAACTGCGCATGGCCATCCAGGCGGTGTTCGACTCGTGGTGGGGCAAGCGCGCCGTCGACTACCGGAACTTCCACGGCATCCCCCACGACCTGGGGACGGCAGCCAACGTGCAGGCGATGGTGTTCGGGAACATGGGGCCCGACTCGGCGACGGGCGTGGCCTTCACCCGCAATCCGGCCACGGGCGAGAAGGAGCTCTACGGCGAGTACCTGCTGAACGCCCAGGGCGAGGACGTGGTGGCCGGGATCCGGACCCCCAAGCCCATCAGCGCGCTCGCCCAGGACCTGCCCGAGGCCTACGCGCAGTTCGTCCAGGTGTGCGAGCTGCTGGAGCGGCATTACCGCGACGTGCAGGACGTGGAGTTCACCATCGAGCGCGGCCGGCTGTGGATGCTGCAGACGCGGACCGGCAAGCGGACGGCCCAGGCCGCAGTGAAGATCGCGGTGGACATGGCCCACGAGGGCCTGATCACCCGCGAGGAGGCCGTGCTGCGCGTCGAGCCGGGCCAGATCGACCAGCTCCTGCACCCGCGCTTCGACCCGAAGGCGAAAGACGCCGCAGCGCAGGACGGCCGGTTCCTGGCCCGCGGCCTGAACGCCTCACCCGGCGCCGCCGTGGGGCTCGCGGCGTTCGACGCCGACACCGCCGAGGCCTGGGGCCGGGCGGGCAAGCCGGTGATCCTGGTGCGGCCCGAGACCAACCCCGACGACGTCCACGGGATGCTGCACGCCCGGGGCATCCTCACCAGCCGCGGGGGCGCCACCAGCCACGCGGCGGTGGTGGCCCGGGGGCTGGGCGTGCCGTGCGTGGCCGGGTGCGAGGCGATCTACGTCGACCCCGAGCGCCGACAGCTCTCGGTGAACGGACAGGTCGTCAAAGAGGGCGAGTACCTCTCCATCGACGGCACCACGGGCGAGGTGTTCGCGGGCCAGCTCCCCGTCACCGAGCCCAGCCTGGAGGAGCAGCGCGAGCTGCTGGAGCTGCTGGGCTGGGCCGACGGGTTCCGGCGCCTGGGGGTCTGGGCCAACGCCGATTACCCCCGCGACGCGCGGCGGGCGCGCCAGTTCGGCGCCGAGGGCATCGGCCTGACCCGCACCGAGCACATGTTCTTCGAGACCGACCGGCTCCCCATCGTGCGGCAGATGATCCTCAACGCCGCCGAGGCCCAGGCCGCCTACGACCGCGTGCGCGCCGCCGAGCAGGCCCTGGCGCAACAGCCCGACGACCGCAAGGCCAAGGCGGCGCTGGCCGAGGCGAAGCGGGCCGTGCGCACCTCGCCGGCGGTCCGCGCCTACGAGGACGCCCTGCGGAAACTCGAGCGGCTGCAGCGGCGCGACTTCGAGGGGCTCTTCGAGGCGATGGACGGCCTGCCGGTGATCATCCGGCTCATCGACCCGCCGCTCCACGAGTTCCTGCCGCCCCACGACGAGCTGCTGGAGGAAGTGGCGGGGCTGCGCGCGCGCGTGGACGTGCTGCAGGTGCTGCGGCGCCGCGGCCGGCCGCGCAAGGGCCAGCTGTCGCTCGCGGCGCTGCGCGCGCTGCTGGCCGAGAAGGAAGCGGTCCTCCGTCAGGTCCGGGCCCTGCGCGAGGCCAACCCGATGCTCGGCCTGCGGGGCATCCGCCTGGGGCTCACCTACCCGGCGATCACCGCCATGCAGGTGCGGGCCATCATCGACGCGGCCTGCCGGGTGACCAAGCGCGGGATCAAGGCGATGCCCGAGATCATGATCCCCCTGGTCAGTCACCTCAACGAGCTGCGGGAGACCCACCGCGAGCTGGAGGCCGCGGCCCGGGCGGTCATGGCACGTCACAAGGTCACCGTGCCCTACAAGTTCGGGACGATGATCGAGATCCCGCGGGCCTGCCTGGTGGCCGGCGAGATCGCGCAGCTGGCCGAGTTCTTCTCGTTCGGCACCAACGACCTGACCCAGACGATCTTCGGCATCTCGCGGGACGACGCCGAGGGCAAGTTCCTGCTGCGCTACGTCGAGCGCGGGATCCTGCCCGAGAACCCGTTCCAGACGCTGGACCGGGCTGGCGTGGGCGAGGCGATGCGGATCGCCGTGGAGCGCGGCCGCGCCGTCCGCCCCGACCTGGAGGTCGGCATCTGCGGCGAGCACGGGGGCGATCCGGCGTCGATCGAGTTCTGCCACCAGCTGGGGCTGAACTACGTGAGCTGTTCGCCGTTCCGCGTGCCGGTGGCCCGTCTGGCGGCGGCGCAGGCGGCGCTGCGCGAGCGCGTGGAGGTGCGCAAGGACGTATAG
- a CDS encoding ABC transporter ATP-binding protein, whose protein sequence is MAAPLVRLERVSKVYRTGAVEVWALHDVDLDVPAGAFVVILGPSGSGKTTLLNLVGGLDSPSSGRVVVDGIDIATYDDDALTAYRRDKIGFVFQFFNLIPTLTARENVELAAELVPAPRSVDEVLAAVGLRERADHFPGELSGGEQQRVAIARALVKNPTILLCDEPTGELDAETGRRIVGLLRHLNRSEGRTVLLVTHNTALAPVADLVVRLRSGRVDAVERNSAPADVSTLRW, encoded by the coding sequence GTGGCGGCCCCCCTGGTGCGCCTGGAGCGGGTGTCCAAGGTGTACCGCACGGGCGCCGTCGAGGTCTGGGCCCTGCACGACGTCGACCTGGACGTCCCGGCCGGGGCCTTCGTCGTGATCCTGGGACCCAGCGGCTCGGGCAAGACCACGCTGTTGAACCTGGTGGGCGGGTTGGACAGCCCCTCCAGCGGCCGCGTCGTCGTCGACGGGATCGACATCGCCACCTACGACGACGACGCCCTGACGGCCTACCGCCGTGACAAGATCGGCTTCGTCTTCCAGTTCTTCAACCTGATTCCCACCCTCACGGCGCGGGAGAACGTGGAGCTGGCGGCGGAACTGGTCCCCGCGCCGCGGTCCGTGGACGAGGTGCTGGCCGCGGTCGGCCTGCGCGAGCGTGCGGACCACTTCCCGGGCGAACTCTCGGGTGGCGAGCAGCAGCGGGTGGCGATCGCGCGTGCGCTCGTCAAGAACCCCACCATCCTGCTGTGCGACGAGCCCACCGGCGAGCTGGACGCCGAGACCGGGCGGCGCATCGTGGGCTTGCTGCGGCATCTGAACCGCAGCGAGGGACGCACGGTGCTGCTCGTGACGCACAACACCGCCCTGGCCCCCGTCGCGGACCTGGTGGTGCGGCTGCGCAGTGGTCGCGTGGACGCGGTCGAGCGCAACTCGGCGCCGGCGGACGTTAGCACCCTGCGGTGGTGA
- a CDS encoding DoxX family membrane protein encodes MAKVTIGRTEIQDPPLATLLFSNVKMAWVWLLVRVWLGWQWIEAALHKVNDPDWVVTGAALKAFWERAVQIPARGRPPIAFDWYRDFINYLLATESYTWFAKLVAWGELLVGIALVLGVFTGISAFVGAFMNWNFMMAGTASTNPVLFVLAILLVLAWKIAGYIGLDYFLLPMLGTPWRPGRVFTPSTSPARQGT; translated from the coding sequence ATGGCGAAGGTCACCATCGGCCGGACGGAGATCCAGGATCCCCCGCTGGCCACGTTGCTCTTCAGCAACGTCAAGATGGCCTGGGTGTGGCTGCTCGTGCGCGTCTGGCTGGGCTGGCAGTGGATCGAGGCCGCCCTGCACAAGGTCAACGACCCGGACTGGGTCGTCACCGGGGCTGCCCTCAAGGCGTTCTGGGAGCGCGCCGTGCAGATCCCGGCGCGGGGACGGCCGCCCATCGCCTTCGACTGGTACCGCGACTTCATCAACTACCTGCTGGCGACCGAGAGCTACACCTGGTTCGCGAAGCTGGTGGCCTGGGGCGAGCTGCTGGTTGGGATCGCCCTGGTCCTGGGCGTCTTCACCGGCATCAGCGCCTTCGTCGGGGCGTTCATGAACTGGAACTTCATGATGGCGGGCACGGCCAGCACCAACCCGGTGCTGTTCGTCCTGGCGATCCTGCTGGTGCTGGCGTGGAAGATCGCCGGCTACATCGGGCTGGACTACTTCCTGCTGCCGATGCTGGGCACACCGTGGCGGCCAGGACGGGTGTTCACGCCGTCGACGAGCCCCGCACGCCAGGGAACCTGA
- a CDS encoding CBS domain-containing protein, with protein MLTAADVMTTRPVVVPVAATVAEAVRTMHERGISSVLVAPAVGGVDYGIVTMRDVVTKIVTEGFDPDSLTVGDIMTWRLVTARPHWPLRRVAEVMAQARVRRLPVVDGGTLVGVVSDTDLFTALVPRHDWEHVRRVRKDRALQRAQRSGPARTVGDVMSAPVLTIDREATVQAAVGKMVAAGISSLLVADLPGGGIVTKRDVVLKVVAAGGDPARTPVGALASAPLRTVEADAPIEECSRRMGVLRVRRFPVTRAGEIVGIVSDSDILTAVAGHRWVGRRPGPTTAIAADVMRPLAGGLPAPGAETLSPELSIWECAARLARAGARELPVVQQGRIIGVVGDADIVRALQERGGPD; from the coding sequence ATGCTCACGGCCGCCGACGTCATGACCACCCGGCCCGTGGTCGTCCCGGTCGCCGCCACCGTGGCCGAGGCGGTGCGCACGATGCACGAGCGGGGGATCTCCAGCGTGCTGGTGGCACCCGCCGTCGGGGGCGTCGACTACGGCATCGTGACCATGCGCGACGTGGTCACCAAGATCGTCACCGAGGGGTTCGATCCGGACAGCCTGACCGTCGGCGACATCATGACCTGGCGGTTGGTCACGGCCCGGCCGCACTGGCCGCTGCGGCGGGTGGCGGAGGTGATGGCGCAGGCCCGCGTCCGCCGCCTGCCCGTGGTCGACGGCGGGACGCTGGTCGGCGTCGTCAGCGACACCGACCTGTTCACCGCGCTGGTGCCGCGCCACGACTGGGAGCACGTGCGCCGGGTGCGCAAGGACCGCGCGCTGCAGCGGGCCCAGCGCTCCGGGCCCGCCCGCACGGTCGGCGACGTCATGTCGGCGCCGGTGCTCACCATCGACCGCGAGGCCACCGTGCAGGCGGCCGTCGGCAAGATGGTGGCGGCGGGCATCAGCAGCCTGCTGGTGGCCGACCTCCCCGGCGGCGGGATCGTGACCAAGCGGGACGTCGTGCTCAAGGTGGTGGCAGCCGGCGGCGATCCGGCGCGCACGCCCGTAGGCGCCCTGGCCTCCGCACCTCTCCGCACCGTCGAGGCCGACGCGCCCATCGAGGAGTGCTCGCGGCGGATGGGCGTGCTGCGCGTGCGCCGTTTCCCCGTCACCCGGGCCGGGGAGATCGTGGGCATCGTCAGCGACTCCGATATCCTGACGGCGGTCGCCGGTCACCGGTGGGTGGGCCGCCGGCCGGGCCCCACGACCGCCATCGCCGCGGACGTCATGCGGCCCCTGGCGGGCGGCCTGCCCGCGCCGGGCGCGGAGACGCTGTCGCCGGAGCTGTCCATCTGGGAGTGCGCGGCGCGCCTGGCCCGCGCCGGCGCCCGCGAACTCCCCGTCGTGCAGCAGGGGCGCATCATCGGCGTCGTGGGCGATGCCGACATCGTGCGGGCCCTGCAGGAACGCGGCGGGCCGGACTAG
- a CDS encoding efflux RND transporter periplasmic adaptor subunit yields the protein MLAVLLLAAGALVYRDWQARAGPVPVVVGEVRRQPLAASFIADGIVQARTVHLAPKLAGRIAAILVQEGQAVRAGQPLLRLDDRELQAGVEEALAAVATAQTARQQARMALALARERAAAEEAQARAQLAAATARLDRVLAGTRPEEIARAEQQLAQARAARQAAEAAARRAQALYAAGAIARAELDETLTRLEAAAAQEEAARQTVALLAAGASREEIAEARAAADAARASLARALTARGEVGLRQADVAAAHARLAQARATLVRARALLADASVRAPFDAVVASVAVDVGEIVSPTTPVITLVDPRDVWVDADVTDEDATKVRVGLEVTVTVPAYPGRRFRGRVTDLAPAARTRTDLALRTRIVRVKVRLLDTPALTPGLEADVEGTATVVPSALVIPADALAFREDRTVVFVVERGIARVREVHTGYATVALAEVTGGLREGELVVVDGKDRLVDGRRVRVVGTVGP from the coding sequence GTGCTCGCGGTTCTCCTGCTGGCGGCAGGCGCGCTCGTCTACCGCGACTGGCAGGCGCGCGCGGGCCCCGTGCCGGTCGTTGTCGGCGAGGTCCGACGTCAACCGCTCGCGGCGTCGTTCATCGCCGACGGCATCGTGCAGGCGCGCACCGTGCATCTCGCGCCGAAGCTAGCCGGCCGGATCGCCGCCATCCTCGTGCAGGAAGGCCAGGCGGTGCGGGCCGGGCAACCCCTCCTGCGCCTGGACGATCGCGAGCTCCAGGCAGGCGTCGAGGAAGCTCTGGCCGCAGTGGCCACGGCCCAGACCGCGCGCCAGCAGGCCAGGATGGCGCTCGCACTGGCCCGGGAACGCGCGGCGGCCGAGGAGGCGCAGGCGCGGGCACAGCTGGCCGCGGCGACCGCCCGACTGGATCGGGTGCTGGCCGGCACGCGTCCCGAGGAGATCGCCCGGGCCGAGCAGCAGCTCGCGCAGGCGCGCGCAGCGCGGCAGGCAGCCGAGGCAGCCGCGCGGCGCGCACAGGCGCTGTACGCAGCCGGAGCCATCGCGCGGGCCGAGCTCGACGAGACGCTGACACGCCTGGAGGCGGCGGCGGCACAGGAGGAGGCCGCACGTCAGACCGTGGCGCTCCTCGCGGCCGGGGCGTCGCGAGAGGAGATCGCCGAGGCCCGCGCGGCGGCCGACGCCGCGCGGGCCTCGCTGGCGCGCGCCCTGACCGCCCGGGGCGAGGTCGGCCTGCGCCAGGCCGACGTGGCTGCAGCGCACGCCCGTCTGGCCCAGGCGCGGGCAACGCTCGTCCGCGCCAGGGCGCTCCTGGCAGACGCCAGCGTGCGTGCGCCCTTCGACGCGGTCGTCGCCAGCGTCGCCGTAGACGTCGGCGAGATCGTCTCGCCCACGACGCCGGTGATCACGCTGGTGGATCCCCGGGACGTGTGGGTCGACGCCGACGTTACCGACGAGGACGCCACCAAGGTCCGCGTGGGCCTGGAGGTCACGGTGACGGTGCCGGCCTACCCGGGTCGCCGCTTTCGGGGTCGCGTCACGGACCTGGCGCCGGCCGCCCGGACCCGCACCGACCTGGCCCTGCGCACGCGCATCGTCCGCGTCAAGGTCCGGCTCCTCGACACGCCGGCGTTGACCCCGGGGCTGGAAGCCGACGTGGAGGGGACGGCCACCGTGGTGCCCTCGGCGCTGGTGATACCCGCCGACGCCCTGGCCTTCCGCGAGGACCGCACCGTGGTCTTCGTCGTCGAGCGGGGCATTGCGCGGGTGCGCGAGGTCCACACCGGGTATGCGACCGTGGCGCTGGCGGAGGTCACCGGCGGGCTACGGGAGGGCGAGCTGGTCGTGGTCGACGGGAAGGACCGGCTGGTCGATGGCCGCCGCGTACGCGTCGTCGGCACCGTGGGCCCGTAG
- a CDS encoding spore germination protein GerW family protein, which produces MLEDLIGRIARIEEQATVKTVFGDPIRADGRTLVPVARVTYGFGFGLGRNQEKDDGEEEAGEGGGGGGGVAVRPMAVLEITEAGTAVRPIVDVTRLALAGLALVAWNVFWIAYTVRAVERARARRA; this is translated from the coding sequence GTGCTGGAGGACCTGATCGGCCGCATCGCCCGCATCGAGGAACAGGCCACCGTCAAGACCGTCTTCGGCGACCCCATCCGCGCCGACGGCCGCACGCTGGTGCCGGTGGCCAGGGTGACGTACGGGTTCGGGTTCGGCCTGGGCCGCAACCAGGAGAAGGACGACGGGGAAGAGGAAGCCGGCGAAGGCGGCGGTGGCGGTGGCGGTGTCGCGGTGCGTCCGATGGCCGTGCTGGAGATCACCGAGGCCGGCACCGCGGTCCGGCCCATCGTGGACGTGACGCGGCTCGCCCTGGCCGGCCTGGCGCTGGTGGCCTGGAACGTGTTCTGGATCGCCTACACGGTGCGGGCCGTGGAGCGCGCCCGCGCACGGCGGGCGTGA
- a CDS encoding FtsX-like permease family protein has product MTIPALARKLLRDLRAARWQYLAVATMVAWGVAFFVASFASYRNLAASYAFSYARLRFEDFSVAVHAAPAQVANRLRAVPGVAAVEGRLVEDVAIELPGRTATRRLVGRLVTVPGNRRPLVNDLHLVAGRYLRSATAREVLLEASFARHHRLGPGATIDVVRGAARVRMRVVGIVQSPEYFFVVRSTQDILPYPETFGVMFVAQDVLASMVGKPGLVNELRVRVDDPRRRPAAMREATRLLRAYHPEAPVPREEQPSYQLLDQDLRGFQAFATLFPLLFLSVAGATVYMLLWRMVHAQRPIIGLLRALGVGAPRVVLHYLAAAAVVGALGGLAGSVLGHLLARVTTHWYATFLQTPVVLTPLRWTVLAAGWLIGTGTCVLAGIVPARAAARVRPAQALVEPTDAAARVLPLDRLLPGLRRIRLAWRLPVRSLFRQPRRTLSTIFGVVAAMSLIIVAQGLLDSSTAALDLFLGSAADDVRAEFLDYQDRGLVERIRGWPGVLWAEGTLEVPVEFRKGPRTYAALLVGLEPGTRLQRLADDGGRPVRPSPHGLLFGQTLRDTLGVEAGDVVQVTVPLARVPHRTRPVHAARVAGFVWQPVGTIAYLPADRVRQLLGETLGMPPGAVTSVRVKVAPRALREIRQRLAALPSVGAVHVQADFRRMLADLMAFARRFYTAMSVFGMALAFSITFNTVTMNVLERTNEVATMRTLGVSRARIVAWITAENLLIAAAGVLLGLPAGRALTEAFFRAAQTEEQMALFSMQIVIAPRTYGLATAAVVVVMLLSQLPALAHLQRLDLARATKERAT; this is encoded by the coding sequence GTGACCATCCCCGCCCTCGCCCGCAAGCTGCTCCGGGACCTCCGGGCAGCGCGGTGGCAGTACCTGGCCGTGGCGACGATGGTAGCGTGGGGCGTGGCGTTCTTCGTCGCGTCCTTCGCCTCGTACCGCAACCTGGCGGCCTCGTACGCCTTCTCCTACGCCCGGCTGCGCTTCGAGGACTTCAGCGTCGCCGTCCACGCGGCACCCGCGCAGGTCGCCAACCGCCTCCGCGCGGTCCCCGGCGTGGCGGCCGTCGAGGGCCGGCTGGTGGAAGACGTGGCCATCGAGCTGCCGGGGCGGACGGCGACCCGCCGGCTCGTGGGGCGTCTCGTGACGGTGCCGGGGAACCGCCGCCCCCTGGTCAACGACCTGCACCTCGTGGCTGGCCGGTACCTGCGCAGCGCCACCGCGCGGGAGGTCTTGCTCGAGGCGAGCTTTGCGCGCCACCACCGCCTGGGCCCGGGGGCCACCATCGACGTCGTGCGGGGCGCGGCCCGCGTCCGCATGCGCGTGGTGGGGATCGTGCAGAGCCCGGAGTACTTCTTCGTGGTCCGCAGCACGCAAGACATCCTCCCGTACCCGGAGACGTTCGGCGTGATGTTCGTCGCACAAGACGTGCTGGCATCGATGGTGGGAAAGCCGGGACTGGTGAACGAGCTGCGCGTGCGCGTCGACGACCCGCGCCGGCGGCCGGCAGCGATGCGCGAAGCCACCCGCCTGCTGCGAGCCTACCACCCGGAGGCGCCGGTGCCCCGGGAGGAGCAACCGAGCTACCAGCTGCTGGACCAGGACCTGCGGGGCTTCCAGGCGTTCGCCACCCTCTTCCCGCTGCTCTTCTTGAGCGTGGCGGGGGCCACGGTGTACATGCTGCTGTGGCGCATGGTGCACGCCCAGCGGCCGATCATCGGCCTGCTGCGCGCCCTGGGGGTCGGGGCACCGCGGGTGGTGCTGCACTACCTGGCAGCGGCGGCCGTGGTCGGGGCGCTGGGCGGCCTGGCCGGCAGCGTGCTGGGCCACCTGCTGGCGCGCGTCACCACCCACTGGTACGCCACGTTCCTGCAAACCCCGGTCGTCCTGACCCCGCTGCGATGGACCGTCCTGGCCGCGGGATGGCTGATCGGCACCGGCACGTGCGTGCTGGCCGGGATCGTCCCGGCGCGCGCGGCCGCCAGGGTGCGGCCGGCGCAGGCCCTGGTGGAGCCCACGGACGCGGCGGCCCGCGTGCTCCCGCTGGACCGGCTCCTGCCCGGTCTTCGCCGGATACGACTGGCATGGCGCCTGCCGGTGCGCAGCCTGTTCCGCCAGCCCCGCCGCACGCTCTCCACGATCTTCGGCGTGGTGGCCGCCATGTCGCTGATCATCGTAGCGCAGGGCCTGCTAGACTCCTCCACCGCGGCACTCGACCTCTTCCTGGGCAGCGCCGCCGACGACGTCCGCGCGGAGTTCCTGGACTACCAGGACCGAGGCCTCGTCGAGCGCATCCGTGGCTGGCCGGGCGTGCTCTGGGCCGAAGGGACCCTGGAGGTCCCGGTGGAGTTCCGCAAGGGCCCGCGGACCTACGCCGCCCTGCTGGTGGGTCTGGAGCCGGGCACCCGACTCCAGCGTCTGGCCGACGACGGCGGCAGGCCCGTGCGCCCCTCGCCCCACGGGCTGCTCTTCGGGCAGACGCTGCGGGACACGCTCGGCGTCGAAGCAGGCGACGTCGTCCAGGTGACGGTGCCGCTCGCGCGCGTTCCGCACCGTACCCGCCCGGTGCACGCGGCGCGCGTGGCCGGGTTCGTCTGGCAGCCCGTGGGCACCATCGCCTACCTGCCGGCGGACCGGGTACGCCAGCTGCTGGGGGAGACGCTGGGCATGCCGCCCGGGGCCGTTACCAGCGTGCGCGTGAAAGTTGCGCCTCGCGCCCTGCGGGAGATCAGACAGCGGCTGGCCGCCCTCCCGAGCGTTGGCGCCGTGCACGTTCAAGCCGACTTCCGCCGGATGCTCGCGGACCTCATGGCGTTCGCGCGACGGTTTTACACCGCCATGTCCGTCTTCGGCATGGCCCTGGCGTTCTCCATCACGTTCAACACCGTGACGATGAACGTGCTCGAGCGCACCAACGAGGTGGCCACCATGCGGACGTTGGGGGTCAGCCGTGCCCGCATCGTGGCGTGGATCACCGCCGAGAACCTCCTGATCGCCGCCGCGGGCGTGCTGCTGGGCTTGCCGGCAGGACGGGCGCTCACCGAGGCGTTCTTCCGCGCGGCGCAGACCGAGGAGCAGATGGCACTGTTCTCGATGCAGATCGTGATCGCGCCGCGCACTTACGGGCTGGCCACCGCGGCCGTGGTGGTGGTGATGCTGCTCTCGCAGCTCCCGGCCCTGGCGCACCTGCAGCGCCTGGACCTGGCGCGTGCCACCAAGGAACGCGCGACATGA